One Sphingobacteruim zhuxiongii DNA window includes the following coding sequences:
- a CDS encoding recombinase family protein yields the protein MKTAYLYIRVSTDEQKRKGYSLPEQEDRLLKYCRYNNIEVKGVYREDFSAKNFNRPEWKKLFLTVKSKPKEDQNILFIKWDRFSRNVEYAYEMIGMLRKYRTTAMAIDQPIDFSVPESTVMLAVYLSVPEAENSRRAMNTANGIRRAKQMGRYPSKAPLGFINLTTVDGKKIITPNQPEAGIIRWVFLQLAKNIHRIEEVRKMAAGRGLKCSRSYFFRLIRNPAYCGLIPIKSESEGGYMVKGIHEPLISEALFYEVQKIINTKRRITSQKDDLKATFYLRGILECPICHKKLSGSFSRGSTKRYPYYHCQKRCKTRINALFLNECYERKLGQLALSPGAMDLFKSILEDWNTGTIKAMYSQHRNIVVRKLIEQESTLSQARKLFVADVLKSDDYNAVKRECHVNSKCLKRELNDINIKLEGIGKQSLLDNRSFVRILKRFPSLDTADKKHLVSLIAPLHINFQTGDMSLELHGGLSKILSKK from the coding sequence ATGAAAACTGCTTACCTATATATCCGTGTCAGTACGGACGAGCAAAAAAGAAAAGGATATTCTTTGCCGGAACAGGAAGATCGACTACTAAAATATTGCCGGTATAACAATATAGAAGTCAAGGGGGTTTATCGTGAAGACTTCTCCGCCAAGAATTTCAACCGACCTGAATGGAAAAAACTATTTTTAACTGTCAAAAGTAAACCAAAAGAGGACCAAAACATATTATTCATCAAATGGGACAGGTTTAGCCGAAATGTTGAATATGCCTATGAGATGATAGGTATGCTTCGAAAATACAGAACGACAGCTATGGCGATTGACCAACCCATAGACTTTTCCGTACCGGAAAGTACGGTCATGCTTGCCGTTTATCTATCTGTACCGGAAGCGGAAAACAGTAGACGGGCAATGAATACGGCAAACGGCATCCGTCGGGCAAAACAGATGGGTAGATATCCGAGCAAAGCTCCTTTGGGCTTCATTAATCTGACAACAGTAGATGGCAAGAAAATCATTACACCAAATCAACCCGAGGCAGGTATCATAAGGTGGGTCTTTCTCCAACTTGCCAAGAATATCCATAGGATTGAGGAAGTTCGAAAGATGGCTGCCGGTAGAGGGTTGAAATGTTCCCGTTCGTACTTTTTCCGCCTTATACGCAATCCTGCATACTGTGGTCTTATCCCAATTAAATCTGAATCAGAGGGAGGGTACATGGTAAAGGGAATCCATGAACCATTGATTTCCGAAGCACTGTTTTATGAGGTTCAGAAGATAATCAACACAAAGAGAAGGATTACTTCCCAAAAGGACGATTTGAAGGCAACGTTTTATCTAAGGGGAATTTTAGAGTGCCCCATCTGTCATAAAAAGCTCAGTGGAAGCTTTTCCCGAGGTTCAACCAAAAGATATCCATATTACCATTGTCAAAAAAGATGCAAGACAAGAATCAATGCACTCTTTCTGAACGAGTGCTATGAACGTAAACTTGGGCAACTGGCACTTTCACCCGGAGCGATGGATTTATTCAAGAGCATCTTGGAAGATTGGAACACAGGTACGATAAAGGCAATGTATTCACAGCATCGAAATATAGTTGTTAGAAAACTGATTGAACAGGAATCGACACTTTCCCAAGCCCGAAAGCTATTTGTAGCTGATGTGCTAAAATCCGATGATTACAATGCGGTAAAAAGAGAATGCCATGTCAATTCCAAATGTCTGAAAAGGGAACTGAACGATATCAATATTAAATTAGAGGGTATCGGTAAACAAAGCCTGTTGGATAACCGTTCCTTTGTCCGTATTCTTAAACGATTTCCGAGCTTAGACACAGCGGACAAAAAGCACCTTGTCAGCCTTATTGCTCCGCTTCATATTAATTTCCAGACAGGAGATATGTCTTTAGAATTGCATGGCGGATTATCAAAAATATTATCGAAAAAATGA
- a CDS encoding PTS sugar transporter subunit IIBC yields MNFTDKKVSIRRAIAILAKNGIQVDDDEATVIVDFLYLMAKNHKKDEKEKIPKP; encoded by the coding sequence ATGAATTTTACAGATAAAAAGGTTTCAATTAGACGGGCAATTGCGATATTAGCAAAAAATGGTATTCAAGTTGACGATGATGAGGCTACGGTTATAGTAGACTTCCTTTATCTCATGGCAAAAAATCATAAAAAAGACGAGAAAGAAAAGATTCCGAAACCTTAA